A section of the Thauera chlorobenzoica genome encodes:
- the mtgA gene encoding monofunctional biosynthetic peptidoglycan transglycosylase, whose translation MPAERHRRLGALARTLRRRRPPRWLGRALLAAALLVLFWQAVLLTQVVWWSRFDPGNTSFMRMRLAELRTHDPDARLQQHWVPYERISVHLKRAVVAAEDDRFLDHQGFDWEGIRRALERNTERGRTTAGGSTISQQLAKNLFLSPSRSWLRKGQEAVITLMIEQLWSKRRILEVYLNVAEWGDGVFGAEAAARHYYGRSAAQLEPSEAARLAVMLPNPRRYEQHFGPRLAAHAARVQQRMIHSQVP comes from the coding sequence ATGCCGGCTGAACGGCACCGCCGCCTGGGCGCGCTGGCCCGCACACTGCGCCGGCGACGGCCGCCGCGCTGGCTCGGCCGCGCCCTGCTCGCCGCAGCGCTGCTGGTGCTGTTCTGGCAGGCCGTGCTGCTGACCCAGGTGGTCTGGTGGAGCCGCTTCGACCCGGGCAACACCAGCTTCATGCGGATGCGCCTGGCCGAACTGCGCACGCACGATCCGGATGCCCGCCTGCAACAACACTGGGTGCCCTACGAGCGGATCTCGGTGCACCTGAAGCGCGCCGTGGTCGCGGCCGAGGACGACCGCTTCCTCGACCACCAGGGCTTCGACTGGGAAGGCATCCGCCGCGCCCTCGAACGCAACACCGAACGCGGGCGCACCACCGCCGGCGGCTCGACGATCAGCCAGCAGCTGGCCAAGAACCTGTTCCTGTCGCCCTCGCGCAGCTGGCTGCGCAAGGGCCAGGAGGCGGTGATCACGCTGATGATCGAGCAGCTGTGGAGCAAGCGCCGCATCCTCGAGGTGTATCTGAACGTCGCCGAATGGGGCGACGGCGTGTTCGGCGCCGAAGCCGCGGCGCGGCATTACTACGGCCGCTCGGCGGCGCAGCTGGAGCCGTCCGAGGCCGCGCGCCTGGCGGTGATGCTGCCCAATCCGCGACGCTACGAACAGCACTTCGGCCCCCGCCTCGCCGCCCACGCCGCGCGCGTGCAGCAGCGCATGATCCACTCCCAGGTGCCCTGA
- a CDS encoding rubredoxin, whose translation MCAICGFIYDEAAGLPEEGIAPGTRWEDIPSAWSCPECHARKEDFDMVEL comes from the coding sequence ATGTGCGCGATCTGCGGCTTCATCTACGACGAAGCCGCCGGCCTCCCCGAGGAAGGCATCGCCCCCGGGACGCGCTGGGAAGACATCCCCTCCGCCTGGAGCTGCCCCGAGTGCCATGCGCGCAAGGAAGATTTCGACATGGTCGAGCTCTGA
- the aroE gene encoding shikimate dehydrogenase, with translation MDRYAVIGNPIAHSKSPWIHAAFARQTGQALAYEALLGPLDGFTATVHAFRAAGGRGMNVTVPFKLEAYALADRHTPRAEAAGAVNTLVFERSGILGDNTDGAGLVRDLSANLGCTLAGRRILLLGAGGATRGVLLPLLGSRPAALTIANRTVGKARTLAERFTVHAAGTGLDACGFAELAGRRFDLVINATAASLAGELPPLPPGLYAEGALAYDMMYGHGDTRFMQAARADGAAHVADGLGMLVEQAAESFALWRGIRPDSAPVLAALRRQLDAG, from the coding sequence ATGGACCGCTACGCCGTCATCGGCAACCCGATCGCCCACAGCAAGTCACCCTGGATCCATGCCGCCTTCGCCCGCCAGACCGGGCAGGCGCTGGCCTACGAAGCGCTGCTCGGCCCGCTCGACGGCTTCACCGCCACCGTGCACGCCTTCCGTGCCGCCGGCGGGCGCGGGATGAACGTCACCGTGCCGTTCAAACTCGAAGCCTACGCCCTGGCCGACCGCCACACCCCGCGTGCCGAAGCGGCCGGCGCGGTCAACACCCTCGTCTTCGAGCGCAGCGGGATTCTCGGCGACAACACCGACGGCGCTGGCCTGGTGCGCGACCTGAGTGCGAACCTCGGCTGCACCCTGGCCGGGCGGCGCATCCTGTTGCTGGGTGCGGGCGGCGCCACCCGCGGCGTGCTGCTGCCCCTGCTCGGCAGCCGTCCCGCGGCCCTGACCATCGCCAACCGTACCGTGGGCAAGGCACGCACGCTGGCCGAGCGGTTCACCGTCCACGCCGCCGGCACCGGGCTCGACGCCTGCGGCTTCGCCGAACTCGCCGGGCGGCGCTTCGACCTGGTGATCAACGCCACCGCCGCCAGCCTCGCCGGCGAGCTGCCGCCGCTGCCGCCCGGCCTCTACGCCGAGGGCGCGCTCGCCTACGACATGATGTACGGCCACGGCGACACCCGCTTCATGCAGGCCGCACGTGCAGACGGCGCCGCGCACGTCGCCGACGGGCTGGGCATGCTGGTCGAACAGGCGGCGGAGAGCTTCGCCCTGTGGCGGGGCATTCGTCCCGACAGCGCGCCGGTGCTCGCCGCGCTGCGCCGCCAGCTCGATGCCGGCTGA
- a CDS encoding MalY/PatB family protein produces the protein MSKLPSSEPSFDFDRLIDRRSQPGEKWGRYAGRDVLPLWVADMDFAAPPAVAAALHARIDHGVFGYTDPWPSLEAAVVEGLWRDHRWAIEVDWLVWLPGVVTGFNLACSLAGEAGDGVLTATPVYPPFLAAPANTGRVLQRVELVLRDGRWQWDWAGLEAACTARTRLLLLCSPHNPVGRVFDDGELRRLAQFAERHDLLICADEIHCGLVLDEARPHRPIAALGEAVARRTITLMAPSKTWNIPALYCAFAVIPDAALRRRYRHAMRGIVPHVNVLGMVAAEAAYRDGDAWRRALLDYLRANRDRVLAAVEAMPGLEMAVPEATYLGWIDCRALSAARGIDDPAAFFEAAGVGLSDGAAFGAAGFVRLNFGCPRAILDEALARMARALQG, from the coding sequence ATGTCCAAGCTTCCGTCCTCCGAACCGTCCTTCGACTTCGACCGCCTCATCGACCGCCGCAGCCAGCCGGGCGAGAAGTGGGGGCGCTATGCCGGCCGCGACGTGCTGCCGCTGTGGGTGGCGGACATGGATTTCGCCGCGCCGCCGGCAGTCGCCGCGGCCCTGCATGCGCGCATCGACCACGGCGTGTTCGGCTACACCGACCCCTGGCCGTCGCTCGAGGCCGCCGTGGTCGAGGGGCTGTGGCGCGACCACCGCTGGGCGATCGAGGTCGACTGGCTGGTGTGGCTGCCGGGCGTGGTCACCGGCTTCAACCTTGCCTGCAGCCTGGCCGGCGAGGCGGGGGACGGCGTGCTCACCGCGACGCCGGTGTATCCGCCCTTTCTCGCCGCCCCCGCCAACACCGGCCGCGTGCTGCAGCGCGTCGAGCTGGTGCTGCGCGACGGGCGCTGGCAGTGGGACTGGGCGGGGCTGGAGGCGGCATGCACGGCGCGCACCCGGCTGTTGCTACTGTGCAGCCCGCACAACCCGGTGGGGCGGGTGTTCGACGACGGCGAGCTGCGCCGCCTGGCGCAATTCGCCGAGCGTCACGACCTGCTGATCTGCGCGGACGAGATCCACTGCGGGCTGGTGCTCGACGAGGCGCGCCCGCACCGTCCGATCGCCGCCCTCGGCGAGGCGGTGGCGCGGCGCACGATCACCCTGATGGCGCCGTCCAAGACCTGGAACATTCCGGCGCTGTACTGCGCCTTCGCGGTGATTCCCGATGCCGCGCTGCGCCGCCGTTACCGCCATGCGATGCGCGGCATCGTGCCCCACGTCAACGTCCTCGGGATGGTTGCGGCGGAGGCGGCCTACCGCGATGGCGACGCCTGGCGGCGGGCCCTGCTCGACTACCTGCGCGCCAACCGCGACCGCGTCCTCGCCGCGGTGGAGGCGATGCCGGGCCTGGAAATGGCCGTGCCCGAGGCCACCTACCTGGGCTGGATCGACTGTCGCGCGCTGAGCGCCGCGCGCGGCATCGACGACCCGGCGGCCTTCTTCGAGGCCGCCGGGGTCGGCCTCTCCGACGGTGCCGCCTTCGGCGCGGCGGGCTTCGTGCGGCTCAACTTCGGTTGTCCGCGGGCGATCCTGGACGAGGCCCTGGCGCGTATGGCGCGCGCGCTGCAGGGCTGA
- the thiD gene encoding bifunctional hydroxymethylpyrimidine kinase/phosphomethylpyrimidine kinase produces the protein MPIAIPDTPPAVLCLSAGDATGGGGLASDVLTLGSMGCHPLPVQTAVLVRDTRGIDEVWSSEPELLVLQTRTVLEDIPVRAFKLGFCGSVENIAAIAEILSDYPEVPLVVEPALHAAALLGEAGEEIAAALADLILPQTTLLVADRRELCMLAGVADEDGADGLDEGRAGDEGAVPAGDDLDEALARLLGAGAEFILLTGGSEHGPQLINTLFGDAGVVRTDAWPRLSGRFLGAGATLAAAAAAALAHGMALPEAVREAQEFTQQTLRHAYRVGMGRALPDRFFWARGKEDEDA, from the coding sequence ATGCCGATCGCGATCCCGGACACTCCGCCTGCCGTGCTTTGCCTTTCCGCGGGGGACGCCACCGGCGGCGGCGGGCTGGCCTCCGACGTGCTGACCCTGGGCAGCATGGGCTGCCACCCGCTGCCGGTGCAGACCGCGGTGCTGGTGCGCGACACCCGGGGGATCGACGAAGTGTGGTCGTCCGAGCCGGAACTGCTGGTGCTGCAGACCCGCACGGTGCTCGAAGACATCCCGGTGCGGGCGTTCAAGCTCGGCTTTTGCGGCAGCGTGGAAAACATCGCCGCGATCGCCGAAATCCTGTCCGACTACCCCGAGGTGCCGCTGGTGGTCGAGCCGGCCCTGCATGCGGCGGCGCTGCTCGGCGAAGCGGGCGAGGAGATCGCGGCCGCGCTGGCCGATCTGATCCTGCCCCAGACCACGCTGCTGGTGGCCGACCGCCGCGAGCTGTGCATGCTCGCTGGAGTTGCCGATGAGGACGGGGCGGACGGCCTGGACGAAGGCCGCGCAGGGGACGAAGGCGCCGTGCCGGCGGGGGACGACCTCGATGAAGCGCTTGCCCGCCTGCTCGGCGCGGGGGCCGAGTTCATCCTCCTCACCGGCGGCAGCGAGCACGGCCCGCAGCTCATCAACACCTTGTTCGGCGATGCCGGCGTGGTGCGCACCGATGCCTGGCCGCGCCTGTCGGGACGCTTCCTCGGGGCGGGGGCGACGCTGGCGGCGGCGGCCGCGGCCGCGCTGGCCCATGGCATGGCCCTGCCCGAAGCGGTGCGCGAGGCGCAGGAGTTCACCCAGCAGACCCTGCGCCATGCCTACCGCGTCGGCATGGGGCGGGCGCTGCCCGACCGGTTCTTCTGGGCGCGCGGCAAGGAGGATGAGGATGCCTGA
- the hemL gene encoding glutamate-1-semialdehyde 2,1-aminomutase, with protein sequence MNSRNEALFQRAQRSIPGGVNSPVRAFRSVGGTPRFIERAEGARVWDADGKVYIDYVGSWGPAITGHAHPAIVEAVRAAALKGLSFGAPTESEVEMAELICALLPSVDMVRLVSSGTEATMSAIRLARGFTGRDAIVKFEGCYHGHADSLLVKAGSGLLTFGNPSSGGVPADFARHTIVLDYNDLQQVEDAFKARGAEIAAVIVEPVAGNMNLVKPQPGFLEGLRRICTQYGAVLIFDEVMTGFRVGPQGVQGLYGITPDLTTLGKVIGGGMPVGAFGGRREIMEKIAPLGAVYQAGTLSGSPVAVAAGLASLQLTRAPGFYDTLAARTQRLATGLSAAAAEAGVSFSADAVGGMFGVYFAAKAPASLADVMAADTARFNRFFHAMLEAGHYFAPSAFEAGFVSAAHGEAEIDATVAAARKVFATLG encoded by the coding sequence ATGAACAGCCGCAACGAAGCCCTTTTTCAGCGCGCCCAGCGCAGCATTCCCGGTGGTGTCAATTCGCCCGTCCGTGCGTTCCGCTCGGTCGGCGGCACGCCGCGCTTCATCGAGCGCGCCGAAGGCGCCCGCGTGTGGGATGCCGACGGCAAGGTCTACATCGACTACGTCGGCTCCTGGGGGCCGGCGATCACCGGCCACGCCCACCCGGCGATCGTCGAGGCGGTGCGCGCGGCGGCGTTGAAGGGCCTGTCCTTCGGCGCGCCGACCGAGAGCGAAGTCGAGATGGCGGAGCTGATCTGCGCGTTGCTGCCTTCGGTCGACATGGTGCGCCTGGTCAGCTCCGGCACCGAGGCGACCATGAGCGCGATCCGCCTCGCCCGCGGCTTCACCGGGCGCGACGCGATCGTCAAGTTCGAGGGCTGCTACCACGGCCACGCCGACAGCCTGCTGGTGAAGGCGGGCTCGGGCCTGCTCACGTTCGGCAACCCGTCCTCGGGCGGGGTGCCGGCGGACTTCGCCAGGCACACCATCGTCCTCGACTACAACGACCTGCAGCAGGTCGAGGACGCGTTCAAGGCGCGCGGCGCCGAGATCGCGGCGGTCATCGTCGAGCCGGTAGCGGGCAACATGAACCTGGTGAAGCCGCAGCCGGGCTTCCTCGAAGGCCTGCGCCGGATCTGCACCCAGTACGGTGCGGTGCTGATCTTCGATGAGGTGATGACCGGGTTCCGGGTCGGCCCGCAGGGCGTGCAGGGGCTGTACGGGATCACGCCCGACCTGACCACGCTCGGCAAGGTGATCGGCGGCGGCATGCCGGTGGGGGCGTTCGGCGGGCGGCGCGAGATCATGGAGAAGATCGCCCCGCTGGGCGCGGTGTACCAGGCCGGCACGCTGTCGGGGAGCCCGGTGGCGGTGGCCGCGGGGCTGGCCTCGCTGCAGCTGACCCGGGCCCCCGGCTTCTACGACACCCTCGCGGCGCGCACGCAGCGCCTGGCGACGGGGTTGTCGGCGGCGGCGGCCGAAGCCGGCGTCAGCTTCAGCGCCGACGCGGTGGGCGGCATGTTCGGCGTCTATTTCGCCGCCAAGGCCCCGGCCTCGCTGGCCGATGTGATGGCCGCGGATACGGCACGCTTCAACCGCTTCTTCCACGCCATGCTGGAGGCCGGGCACTACTTCGCGCCCTCGGCGTTCGAGGCCGGCTTCGTCTCGGCGGCGCATGGCGAGGCCGAGATCGACGCCACCGTGGCCGCGGCGCGCAAGGTGTTCGCGACCCTGGGGTGA
- the mgtE gene encoding magnesium transporter has protein sequence MTQPEELHPDDVQHHLREVQELLARQKVVEELVHRQDMPRHELVENLVHKQHESALRAKLDTLHPADIAFVLEALPRDERLYVWDLVKAERDGEILLEVSDAVRESLIETMGPDELKAAAESLDADELADLAPDLPPEIIQDVFQSLDSEGREQLRAAMSYPEDSVGALMDFDMVTVREDVSLEVVLRYLRRFDELPDHTDKLFVIDREDHLKGILTLETLLINDPELEVSEVMRSETVISFTPEDEADDAAQAFERYDLVSAPVVDGEKRVIGRLTVADVVDFIREESEAEILSHAGLREEEDIFASVWSSVKNRWAWLAVNLVTAFIASRVIGAFEGSIEKLVALAALMPIVAGIGGNSGNQTITMIVRAIAMGQVEQSAMNRLLKKELGVALFNGLVWGGLLGVLAWWLYGNIELGMVMTAAMTLNLLLAASAGVLIPMLRQRLGADPALGGSVMITALTDSGGFFIFLGLATLFLL, from the coding sequence ATGACCCAGCCCGAAGAACTCCACCCCGACGACGTCCAGCATCACCTGCGCGAAGTGCAGGAGCTGCTTGCACGCCAGAAGGTGGTGGAAGAGCTGGTCCATCGCCAGGACATGCCGCGCCACGAGCTGGTCGAGAACCTCGTCCACAAGCAGCACGAGTCCGCGCTGCGCGCCAAGCTCGACACCCTCCACCCGGCCGACATCGCCTTCGTCCTCGAGGCCCTGCCGCGCGACGAGCGCCTGTATGTGTGGGACCTGGTGAAGGCCGAGCGCGACGGCGAGATCCTGCTCGAAGTCTCCGACGCGGTGCGCGAGTCGCTGATCGAGACGATGGGCCCGGACGAGCTCAAGGCCGCGGCGGAATCGCTCGACGCCGACGAGCTCGCCGACCTCGCCCCCGACCTGCCGCCCGAGATCATCCAGGACGTCTTCCAGTCGCTCGACAGCGAAGGCCGCGAGCAGCTGCGCGCGGCGATGTCCTACCCCGAGGACTCGGTCGGCGCGCTGATGGACTTCGACATGGTGACGGTGCGCGAAGACGTCAGCCTCGAAGTCGTGCTGCGTTACCTGCGCCGCTTCGACGAGCTCCCGGACCACACCGACAAGCTCTTCGTCATCGACCGCGAGGACCACCTGAAGGGCATCCTGACCCTGGAAACCCTGCTCATCAACGACCCCGAGCTCGAGGTCTCGGAAGTCATGCGCTCGGAGACGGTGATCAGCTTCACTCCGGAAGACGAGGCCGACGATGCCGCCCAGGCCTTCGAGCGCTACGATCTGGTGTCGGCCCCGGTGGTCGATGGCGAAAAGCGGGTGATCGGCCGCCTCACCGTCGCCGACGTCGTCGACTTCATCCGCGAGGAGTCCGAAGCCGAGATCCTGAGCCACGCCGGCCTGCGCGAAGAAGAAGACATCTTCGCCTCGGTGTGGAGCTCGGTGAAGAACCGCTGGGCCTGGCTGGCGGTGAACCTGGTCACCGCCTTCATCGCCTCGCGCGTGATCGGCGCCTTCGAAGGCTCGATCGAGAAGCTCGTCGCGCTCGCCGCGCTGATGCCGATCGTCGCCGGCATCGGCGGCAACTCCGGCAACCAGACCATCACCATGATCGTGCGCGCGATCGCGATGGGCCAGGTCGAGCAGTCGGCGATGAACCGCCTGCTGAAGAAGGAACTCGGCGTCGCCCTGTTCAACGGCCTGGTCTGGGGCGGGCTGCTCGGCGTGCTGGCGTGGTGGCTGTACGGCAATATCGAGCTGGGCATGGTGATGACCGCGGCGATGACGCTGAACCTGCTGCTCGCCGCCAGCGCCGGGGTGCTGATCCCGATGCTGCGCCAGCGCCTCGGCGCCGACCCCGCACTCGGCGGCTCGGTGATGATCACCGCGCTCACCGACTCCGGCGGCTTCTTCATCTTCCTCGGCCTGGCGACGCTGTTCCTGCTTTGA
- a CDS encoding energy transducer TonB → MGPAADPQFATAGRAPRGGAGGLRLHKRGRALLVVAFALSLALHGLLLSVRFRLPDTVPARDQGLEVVLVNARHARPPEQAEVLAQASIDGGGSAQDARPRTPLPPQPARQDGDALAEAKRRAPEPVRREKPRLTRDTAAPRVATAPPRNKPPPRPVAEPPPPVSGLDLLDSAAAVARLEASIDHSLQELARQPRKKFIGARAQEYRFARYLEDWRLKVERVGALNYPEAARGRLYGSLLLSVTIRADGSVGEVHVQRSSGHKLLDAAAVRIVRLAAPYAPFPPDIRKDYELIEITRTWSFTGSDQLRAN, encoded by the coding sequence ATGGGACCGGCCGCCGATCCGCAGTTCGCCACCGCCGGCCGGGCGCCACGCGGCGGGGCCGGAGGACTCCGCCTGCACAAGCGGGGCCGGGCGCTGCTGGTGGTGGCCTTCGCCCTCTCGCTCGCACTCCACGGCCTGCTGCTGAGCGTGCGCTTCCGTCTTCCCGATACCGTACCGGCACGCGACCAGGGCCTGGAGGTGGTGCTGGTCAATGCCCGCCACGCCCGCCCCCCGGAGCAAGCCGAGGTCCTCGCCCAGGCCAGCATCGACGGCGGCGGCAGCGCGCAGGACGCCCGCCCGCGCACGCCCCTGCCCCCCCAGCCCGCGCGCCAGGACGGCGATGCGCTGGCGGAGGCGAAGCGCCGCGCCCCCGAGCCCGTGCGCAGGGAAAAACCGCGCCTCACCCGCGACACGGCCGCGCCCCGGGTCGCAACCGCCCCGCCGCGGAACAAACCGCCGCCGCGCCCCGTGGCCGAACCGCCGCCCCCCGTCAGCGGGCTGGATCTGCTCGACAGCGCCGCGGCCGTCGCCCGCCTCGAGGCCAGCATCGACCATTCGCTGCAGGAGCTGGCGCGCCAGCCGCGCAAGAAGTTCATCGGCGCGCGCGCGCAGGAATACCGCTTCGCGCGCTATCTCGAGGACTGGCGCCTGAAGGTCGAGCGCGTCGGCGCCCTGAACTACCCCGAGGCCGCGCGCGGCAGGCTGTACGGCAGCCTGCTGCTGTCGGTGACGATCCGCGCCGACGGCTCGGTCGGCGAAGTCCACGTCCAGCGCAGTTCCGGGCACAAGCTCCTCGACGCCGCCGCCGTACGCATCGTCCGCCTGGCCGCACCCTACGCCCCCTTCCCGCCCGACATCCGCAAGGACTACGAGCTGATCGAAATCACCCGCACCTGGAGCTTCACCGGCAGCGACCAGCTCCGGGCCAACTGA
- the thiE gene encoding thiamine phosphate synthase, giving the protein MPDGAATLLRGLYALTPDETDTARLLARAGQVLEGRPALLQYRNKTASAALRRKQARALQALCRAAGVPFVINDDLALALEIAADGAHLGREDGPPAAAREALGRERILGLTCYADWGRAAEAAAVGADYIAFGAMFPSATKPHAPPAPFALITRAKQELGLPVAAIGGITLDNAPRVLAAGADLLAVIGDVFAAADPAARATAYRALF; this is encoded by the coding sequence ATGCCTGATGGCGCCGCCACGCTGCTGCGCGGCCTGTACGCGCTGACGCCCGACGAGACCGATACCGCCCGCCTGCTGGCGCGGGCCGGGCAGGTGCTGGAGGGTCGCCCGGCTTTGCTGCAGTACCGCAACAAGACCGCTTCGGCGGCCTTGCGCCGGAAGCAGGCGCGGGCATTGCAGGCCTTGTGCAGGGCGGCGGGGGTGCCCTTCGTCATCAACGACGACCTCGCCCTCGCCCTCGAGATCGCCGCCGACGGCGCCCATCTCGGGCGTGAGGACGGCCCCCCGGCGGCGGCGCGCGAAGCGCTCGGGCGCGAACGCATCCTCGGTCTCACCTGTTATGCCGACTGGGGGCGCGCCGCCGAGGCCGCCGCGGTCGGGGCCGATTACATCGCTTTCGGTGCGATGTTCCCGTCGGCGACCAAGCCACATGCGCCGCCGGCGCCGTTCGCGCTGATCACGCGCGCGAAACAGGAACTCGGCCTGCCGGTGGCGGCGATCGGCGGCATCACCCTGGACAATGCGCCCCGGGTGCTCGCGGCCGGGGCCGATCTGCTCGCGGTGATCGGCGACGTATTTGCCGCGGCCGACCCCGCGGCGCGCGCCACCGCCTATCGCGCCCTGTTTTGA
- the hyi gene encoding hydroxypyruvate isomerase → MPRFNANLTLLFNEVPFLDRFQAAAEAGFKGVEFLFPYAFDKSEIAERLDKHGLVPVLHNLPAGDWNGGERGIACHPGRVSEFQDGVGQAIDYAGTLGCKQINCLAGIAPAGVDADTLRETFVANLRFAAGKLEDAGIRLLIEPINTFDIPGFYLNRTPQAIALIEEVGADNLWLQHDLYHMQRMEGELANTIAKYLPQIAHMQIADTPGRHEPGSGEINYAWLFRFIDQLGYDGWIGCEYKPAAGTREGLGWIKALAG, encoded by the coding sequence ATGCCCAGGTTCAACGCCAACCTGACCCTGCTGTTCAACGAAGTGCCCTTCCTCGACCGCTTCCAGGCCGCGGCGGAAGCCGGCTTCAAGGGCGTGGAGTTCCTCTTTCCCTACGCCTTCGACAAGAGCGAGATCGCCGAGCGCCTGGACAAACACGGCCTGGTGCCGGTGCTGCACAACCTGCCCGCGGGCGACTGGAACGGTGGCGAGCGCGGCATCGCCTGCCACCCGGGGCGGGTCAGCGAGTTCCAGGACGGCGTCGGCCAAGCGATCGACTACGCCGGCACACTCGGCTGCAAACAAATCAACTGCCTCGCCGGCATCGCCCCGGCCGGGGTCGACGCCGACACGCTGCGCGAGACCTTCGTCGCCAACCTGCGTTTCGCCGCGGGCAAGCTCGAGGATGCGGGCATCCGCCTGCTGATCGAACCGATCAACACCTTCGACATCCCCGGCTTCTACCTCAACCGCACGCCCCAGGCGATCGCGCTTATCGAGGAAGTCGGCGCGGACAACCTCTGGCTACAGCACGATCTCTACCACATGCAGCGCATGGAGGGCGAACTCGCCAACACCATCGCGAAGTACCTGCCGCAGATCGCCCACATGCAGATCGCCGACACTCCGGGCCGCCACGAGCCGGGCAGCGGCGAGATCAACTACGCCTGGCTGTTCCGCTTCATCGACCAGCTCGGCTACGACGGCTGGATCGGCTGCGAATACAAGCCCGCCGCCGGCACCCGCGAAGGCCTGGGCTGGATCAAGGCGCTGGCCGGCTGA
- a CDS encoding cryptochrome/photolyase family protein — MLSALVWFRRDLRHFDHAALHHALRRAGRVHCAFVFDSGILDALPSRRDRRVEFIHASVVELDEALDALSCRAAGSGGGLLVRHGRAEEVVPRLAAELGVDAVFANRDYEPAAIARDSRVAQRLAEQGIGFVDCKDQVVFERDEVLTRDGKPFSVFTPYRNAWLKRLDADGGALDAWRIEGQAGRLAPKAPGERIPALAEIGFEPAGLSGSALPAGMRGGRALFEDFAARIDRYADARDFPALKGVSYLSTHLRFGTVSIRELAAFAHGHGSEGARAWLSELIWRDFYHMILWHHPQVVARCFRPECERLRWDEAPGLFAAWCEARTGYPIVDAAMRQLEQSGYMHNRLRMLAASFLVKDLGIDWRLGERHFAARLNDYDLAANNGGWQWAASTGCDAQPWFRIFNPVTQSQRFDPEGRFIRRYLPELAQVPERFLHAPWTLDAAAQRAAGVRIGIDYPAPVVDHAQARLRTLARFGVLKA, encoded by the coding sequence ATTGCGCTTTCGTGTTCGACAGCGGGATCCTCGACGCGCTGCCGTCGCGCCGGGATCGCCGGGTCGAATTCATCCATGCCAGCGTGGTCGAGCTCGACGAAGCGCTCGACGCCCTGTCGTGCCGGGCTGCTGGCAGCGGCGGCGGCCTGCTGGTGCGCCACGGCCGCGCCGAGGAGGTCGTGCCGCGGCTTGCCGCCGAGCTCGGGGTCGATGCGGTCTTCGCCAACCGCGATTACGAACCGGCGGCGATCGCGCGCGACAGCCGGGTGGCGCAGCGCCTGGCCGAGCAGGGGATCGGCTTCGTCGACTGCAAGGATCAGGTCGTGTTCGAGCGCGACGAAGTGCTGACCCGGGACGGCAAGCCTTTCAGCGTGTTCACGCCGTACCGCAACGCCTGGCTGAAGCGGCTCGACGCCGATGGCGGTGCGCTCGATGCCTGGCGCATCGAAGGGCAGGCCGGGCGGCTCGCGCCGAAGGCACCGGGCGAGCGTATTCCGGCCCTCGCCGAGATCGGCTTCGAGCCTGCCGGCCTGTCCGGATCGGCGTTGCCGGCCGGGATGCGCGGCGGGCGCGCGCTGTTCGAGGACTTTGCCGCGCGCATCGACCGTTACGCCGATGCGCGCGATTTTCCGGCGCTGAAGGGGGTCAGCTATCTGTCGACCCACCTGCGCTTCGGCACGGTGTCGATCCGCGAGCTGGCCGCCTTCGCCCACGGCCACGGCAGCGAGGGCGCGCGGGCCTGGCTGTCCGAACTGATCTGGCGCGACTTCTACCACATGATCCTGTGGCACCACCCGCAGGTGGTGGCGCGCTGCTTCCGGCCGGAATGCGAGCGGCTGCGCTGGGACGAGGCCCCCGGACTGTTCGCCGCCTGGTGCGAGGCGCGCACCGGCTATCCGATCGTCGATGCGGCGATGCGCCAGCTCGAGCAGAGCGGCTACATGCACAACCGCCTGCGCATGCTCGCCGCGTCCTTCCTGGTCAAGGATCTGGGCATCGACTGGCGCCTCGGCGAGCGTCATTTCGCCGCCCGGCTCAACGACTACGATCTCGCCGCCAACAACGGCGGCTGGCAGTGGGCGGCGTCCACCGGCTGCGATGCGCAACCCTGGTTCCGCATCTTCAACCCGGTGACGCAGTCGCAGCGCTTCGACCCGGAGGGACGCTTCATCCGCCGCTACCTGCCCGAGCTGGCGCAGGTGCCGGAGCGCTTCCTGCATGCGCCGTGGACCCTGGACGCCGCGGCGCAGCGCGCCGCCGGGGTCCGGATCGGGATCGACTACCCCGCGCCGGTGGTCGACCACGCCCAGGCGCGGCTGCGCACCCTGGCCCGCTTCGGGGTGTTGAAAGCCTGA